The Festucalex cinctus isolate MCC-2025b chromosome 6, RoL_Fcin_1.0, whole genome shotgun sequence genomic sequence aaaataggtctatccttgcggaagggctgcggcacgccgcagctgagacgcagtcgacacgcaacacacacgcaagcggtgtaaattgcaccattcgaatgaatggaatctaattgcttgcgtcgccggaacgcaccgcagccggtgtaaatcccgggttatttgtgtgtgtgaatatcaCCAAACAACGTGATgtttgtctcaaaaataaatgcgcGTGCGCAACGATCCAGAAATGCAGATTGAACTCGCAATTTTAAGTCATGGAAGATGCACACACAAAATCGtgaaaaacgtgaaaatcaCGAATGTATTTATGTGaataattttgagacaaatctctccccatttATGCCGCCCCCACAAGTCACTCATTCAGGGTTTTGAAGGGTATTCCAAGATTAAAAGATGGCTATCCAGGCCTTATTACTCACCATAATTATTATAGACTTGGCTCCCCACAGCTGTGGTGGGGTAAGcagtgctgtacatggagtaGTTGTTTCCCTGTGTTGAAACTTCTGTGTGGCCTTGCGTAAGCATCTTCTTCTTTTCATCACCGTAGCCATAACTGTAGGGACTCTGTTGGTCAGCAGGTGGGGGCATCGACTTGTAACTTGTCGCTGTGCTTGTGGTAGTACTGGAGACGGGTGGGGAGGAGTAGGTGGTGGCGCTGGTCTCTGGGTAAAATGTGCCGTAGCCAGTACTGCCCGTTGTGCTGCCAGAACCAACAGTGGCAGTTGCTTTGGTGGTAACTGTGGTTCCGGTTCCATTGTTGCCGTACAATTTATCTGCAAGAAAAGAAGGCGTCACATTGAAGAACATGCAACAGTGTTTCAAGTGACACAACAGTTTTTAGAATTCTGAGCAGTTGGTTGATCTATTTTTTGCTGTGAATGAACGACAATCCAATattgtggtgccttgagatacgagtgaccgACTACTCAAGATTTTATACTCAAAGTTCACTGTGAGACTAAACATAAAACTTAACACtcatctttaaagggatacttatcaatccatttttagcagtaaaacattatttgctatcttcattattcttcatgaataatgaatacctttaacttattcactcgcagacattttcactgaagcaacccccttcgctgttttactggattttgactgattttttaaggcccatagaatattgtgttctattgctataaaaacatggaacctaccaaaagaaagattagagtctcttctttcatcaggaaaagtatatttctatatgtttccattttgcagcaattagcattagaatatagctaagtttcatctaaATAAtcatgagttgagttgaattatttacaaacctgctgagaattgtggggaaaaaacagcttgttttcatcatggacctggttgatctattatactctgctgcaacctgctggccgtttctgtAATTACTACTATTTTtgcaaccgttctctgcagttgagaggttgcatcaaagccttttgtgggctctagcatttaaaaataataataataataataaaaaaaaaatgtctttgggacactgggtTAGGTTtagatttaaaatagaacgtatgtatacgtttttgggagcaaattagttaaaaactaattttgccacttgctgtcaagtgaagatgacatcacctgtactgaggaaaccagtaacgaccaatcatggctcagtttgcagaccaaacccagaaaataggtgagccgtgattggtcattaactattttctcagcacaggtgatgtcatcttcagtcgacagcaagtggaaaaatgtgtttttgaaggtattaattggacatgaaaaataatgaaagctatcaaattaatacatttttactgctgaaaatggctcgatGAGACAAGTAAGTATACCTTTAACCAAAACACACAGTTTAGCCTTTATTTCTTTACAATCTCGTTCATGTGTTTATATTACAATACaacgctgtttttttgttttttgttttttttttaaataaagaataaCATCAAGAAAAATTTGTTGTTTGGGGGGGTAACAAACTGACAAATCTAATGGTATTTTACTTCAACAGTGAAAACTGATTTAAATATACCGTACAAATGAGTAACAAGCTTGGTCAAGGAACTAATTAAATTCAAAGCACTAGTGTAGGCAAAGACAATCTGTCAGCGTAGTATTACGGTGAAGTGGGTCACAGCTTTCAAACATACATAAAAACCAAGTGATAAAATGACAGTAGGATGCATAAGGAATTCAAGCACTcttaattaattttatgttaGCAAGATAGTAAAACATACCTGGTTCCTTTTTGTTAACAGTTGCTCACTTAAAGTGCAACTCACTAATATTTGAAAACTGCACTCAAATGGCGTGTTGCCTGGAGGACCGTTGGGCTTGTGAAAGGGGAAAGGTTGGGGGCGTGGTCTAGCTGTGATTGGTAGCAGTGAAAACTACCATGACCGGTTTTGAAATGCATACCTTACGATAGTATACACTACTGCACACACGAGTATTGGCAGGTGGTCAATGGCATGACAGGTCTGCATATATCGCAAATGCAGTTCTGTCTTTCGATATAGTAAAGTTGGCTCCAACCCACTTTCATCACAAGAGAACCACAGCATgctcttataaaaaaaataaaaaaatgtacacgaGTCAACTCTTTAGTGCAcatgtcaagatccggtcctcgagggggagagtcctgcatgttttcgaggtttctctactccaacgcacctgattcaatgatcaggataattatcaggctcctgcagagcttgctgatgagcttaaatatgaatcagctgtgttgaaagtgggaaacctccaaaacctgcaggactgcggccctcggggactgcagtttgacacctatgcttTAGAGTGATTAGTTTTACActtgaaataatacaaaatatgaaaaccaCACCACACTGAACAAGACACAGCAACAGCAATTGAGGCAAACGAGTGTCTACGAGCTGCCTTCAGGTTGTCTAGAATCTGGCCACAATAAAgagacaatttttgtttttcagcaggGCACGTGGCCTGTGAAAAAGGCAGACCACTCCAATGGCAGAGATTGTTTCCATTTGTCAcccaaagtaattttttttgcaaaaatcatctcctcattatgcaaatggttaaattttttgttgacaggcgattattttaagaaagcGTCAATATATTAAAGCATCTAAAGCTCAGCCACAGGATAAGTAATCATTATGAACATTAACACTGCACATGCACTCTCTTATCTGCGTGTCACTCGTGGAACACCGACTACATTGTAATACCCGGTTTTGTGTCATAGCTAGTAgacaacacatgcacacatacagATGGTGACATCTTTCACAAACATGTATACGTCAACAAGACAATAGAAGAGAATTGCTATATTCAAGAACCTTGTACTGAATCAAGCACATCACACATTGTTGTGACACCTGACGTCACATATTGTAATCTTCCAATACATGGCATAGTTGTTTAGTTATGTTTTGTTACTTTGCATCACAATTGACTGATTTGCAGAGCACTAGTATAAGAATGTGACCTTCAGtggtacaaaatacaaaatgaggGAAGGCGGATGAGTGATACTCACGATAGCCTTTAGTGGCGTTGCTCTCATAACTGTAGTTGGCTTTTAAAATGAAGGGAATATTTTCACCATCAGTCACTTCACTTATGAGCTGTTTAAAGTATTTGGAAAGGGAGAGTGTAGGATTCCTTACTCTTGTTGTACACGGGTCCCGAAGAAAAGCCTCTGCCCCTGCCTCTCCCTCGACCTCTGCCATGGCTCCAGTTCGGAGTTCCGGAATCTGACGGGATCCCGCGAATAATACCGAAGCCGGGGATGTGCTGTTGAAAACAAAACCATCGATGACTCAACAGATTGGCACACAATTTCCTTTTacgggccacataaaatgatgcaGGCCTCGAGTTTGAGAATGGACTGAAGATAAATGGTTCAGCAGCCAGTCAATTTAACAATAGTCTGCCGTATGGCTCTGCTTAGAATAACtaattttgttacttttaattCACTTTGATACCGCAAAGAGGGCAACGCCTCAATTAACAGAATATCCATCTATCTTACACTGCCCCCTAGTGGCTATGGACACCAGATAGACAAAAATTGAATGCTCTTatgaattgcaataaaaagGAGTGATATTTATCCacattaaaattaatattacattttttttattttgagggaAGGCTGGCACAGATTATCCACAAAGGGAAATCCATTTTCTACTATGCTGCCTTGTGTTTGAAGCTTACCATATCGGTGTAAGTGAGCTTCTTTGTTCTCTTGGGCATGAGAGGGGTGTCTGGGAACAACTTCTCCAGAGCGGCGAGGGCAGCGTAGGCCTTTGCCTCCTTCTTATTCGAGCCCCTCCCTTTGAACTTTTGTCCATCAACTTCCACCTGAAAGATAGGGACAGGTGTGATGGCCCCATGGTTCACTTTTTGAGCATTAACGTGGGttgtgtgtgtgactgtgaGATGCTGTCAAATCACCTCCATGACGAAGCACTTCTCATGAGAGCCGCCCGTCTCGGCAGAGAGTTCATATTTGAGACTGCGTCTTTTCTCGTTTAGCTCCATGACAGGGTTCTTCCCATTCTTGGTCAAGATAGGACCTTGAGCACTCTGCTTATAACATATCAAAAGCATAGAGAACGCCTTTAGTCCAACTCGCTTTGTGTCTTTTTTGTGACATGATATTTTGAAAAGAGCACTGAACAGGCTGAGCTCCAACATACATCTTCTGATGCGGTGGTAGCACTTGCATTCGTTACTTCTTGGCCATCCTCAGCTTTAGCCTCGGTCTTGGAGTCTGAGCCTGTTGGAAGACCAAGATCTTGCAGGACCTATTAAATACAAACAAGTTAAACCAATTTAGCTTCTGAGAGCTGCTTTGACATTCTTTAACACTAGCACTACTAGAATTCTAAAACAACTAGATCTCCCAGAGCAGTCATTTTGACGGGATGCACTCccacctaataataataatagtaatcgcCTAATATGGTTATTACTCGCTGTTTTGAGTTGCTAATAAAGGCCCTCTCTTGCTTTTCTGTGGAAAACGGGtgtattaattttgattaacaGGCTTGTATTGCCAAAAACTCTACCTTCAGCTGCGTCGCCAATTCCAGTGAAGCGATACATGGCTCCTTTTAGAGGGGGTGGGCTGGTCGTGTTTGGACATGCTGCCTGAAACTGCTGAGCGACCCAGCGACCACTCATTGTGATTCGCCAGACCCTCTGGCAGCTTCTCGCTGTCTAGTCTCCTCTCtagtataaatatataaatattatatacatatatttattacaCAACATGGTAATCTAGCTTGTATCCAAAGCCAAATGCCTCCGCGTTGAATGGTAGTTGCTACGGAAGCTCAGCGGCGCCAACTACGGAAGCCCAACGCAAAAGAtgtacattgaaatgaatagagcaGTCAAAATGACGGGTGTGGAGGTAAAGTAGTAATTACTcctaaatatttttcaatttttaattCAATAAAATTGCAGTGCAGTAATGATATATAAACAGAGAGAGGAAACGGCAAAAGACCTGGAACATTGTTGAGCTACGTAAACAGAGTAACAGCAAATCCAATTTTGAGAACAGTCAAAATGACGGCTCTGGGAGATCTAGTAGTTAAGAGAAAAGAAACTTGCCTTGGTGGCTACATTAAGCTTGGCCACTCTTTTCGAGGGCCCAGTGGACTCGTAGGTTTTCCCATTTACATCTACAGCCATGGTGAATACTGGCTCGTGGACTGGACCTGTCTGAGAGGTGAGGCGGTAGTCCAGGCCTGGCCGGTACTGGTTCAGACGCATCACTGCATTCATGGTCAAATCATCTGTCACTAGAGGAAACAGATCTTTGTTAGTAGCCTACAGacccaaaaaaattaattgtgctttgtttttctattttttgttgAACAGTACAGTAAACACTTTAAAAAGGATGTCTtgctatgtttttgttttgttaagagTGCAAATGACAGTGGGTCATAGATTACATGACTTCCGAGGAAAGCGCTTCTGGAATTTGAGAAATTTCCTCTGTTTGCTATTTAATGTGGGCACGTCTTTTCCTTTTGCCATTTCGGTGTAGGGTCTCTTAACCGGTGGAGAGGGTTTGGCCTGGTCTGCAGGATctttattgaaaagaacaaacaatgaaatacatttcaaataagaGATAAAATTGTGAACTGATACAAAACAGCAAAATACCTGGGAAGATATGTGCGCTGGCTCCTAGCACTTTCCATGGCTTGCCAGGTTTTGCTTCTATCCCCAAAACTTTGTACATCATCCCAAAAGCGCACAGTCTTAATGCCAACTATAAGAAGGAAAACAATAAATGGCACATATTATGGATGTCCCAATCACACTTTTTTGGCACCTGAGTCTTAAGTATCTGCTGATACCGAATCCCGATCGGATAGCTCAGCAATGTGTTAGGGGGGGGgagttcatcagcaagctctgcaggaaccaCGATACAAACTGACCGCGATAGGCAGACTCACTTTACCTGAGCACTCTGAGTTGTGTCTTCACGCTGTTGCAGGGTGAGACTTCCAAGGACATCAACGGGTTCCTTCTCACAGGGATCTTTAATTCCAGGGCCGTCTTCACCGTCACACAAATGTATAAAGCGAAATTAGCAACATCACAGCCAATTTCATTCTAGTGATGTCAGACTAAATATTCAAGGCTCACCAGCCAAGAGGATTCCAGAGGCAAAGCACTCAAGAACCCTGCGGAAAGCCTCGCCTGGGCCCAGCGGCCTCTCGGATGTACTGATGGCCTTCTCTGCAAGCAATTCAAGAGGCTGTGCAGAAAGAGAGCACGTGACCACAATGCAAACActcaaaaatgttgaattggTAAATACTTCTGCAAGGCATTGTACTATATAGTCAGATGTGTGCTTACCCATCCGGCGAGTGGTGCCCAGGTGGGAACACGAATACACAAATCCCTCAAGACCCGGATCACAACAACGGCAGACTTCAGGTTATTGACTTTGGCCTGGAGACACAAAAAAGATAGTTGAGTTAAAGCTGCAGCATCTCCATTCTTTTGCTCATTTCTTCCAAAGACCAAGAGAAAAGCACAGAGAGGCGAGAAATCACTGTCAAATGAACGACTGATAAGGTTAAGATGCGTTGATGATAGTTGTTAGTCCATGGGCCAGAGCAGTACCGGTACCACCTGGGTGGGCAAATTGTAGTTgtgatttttatatatattatatatatataaactagtaggtatatatgtgtgtgtgtgtgtgtgtgtgtcatattTTGGGCTTTGGCCCAAGGActatgtgataaaaaaaaaggaacagctAGGTCTGTAATTTGGTATGATGGAGCAGATCATTTCTCATAACTTCAACTAGTCAAAGCGACACTTTAAAAATGACCGACTAAAACAACTGAcactcaaaatgtttgtttttctccttaGGGAGAGAAAATCAAAAGCATTCAAAGATACAGTTGAGCGTTGCGTACAAATAATGACGTGAATGCAAACCTGGAACCACTTGGCGTGGCGGAGAGATGCCAAGGAACTTAGGCATTTCTGTCTGTCCAGAACGTCCGGCAGATCGTCTGTTTGCGATTCTATTGACGAGGTGGAATAAGAAGAAAAGGTACAGTTTGACCAAGGGGGTTTGATTCTGTCTTGCAGCTTAGGGAGCAGCAGCCTTCCACAAACCCGGAGCAGCAAGGAGAGGAGGTCTAATAGCCTTCCGAATATTTTTGAGTGAAACTGTCACTTATCATAACTTTGCCGTTGTAATTGTGCCATCCTGACATGTTTTTGCTTGCATGCAGCAGGCGATGTTTCTAATGTAAACCGGCTTAAAACCTCCTTCCCTTCGCTCAGTGGCTCAGGTGGGCTGCTTCCCCCCCATCCTGAGACAGCATGTCCAGTTGGTCAAAGGTCCAgtcgtcctaaaaaaaaaacaacttgacaaacTGCAAGTCAATCAGTGGTAAAGCACAAGCAAAACCTCCACGTCTGCTCTACTCTGCAGCAAAACTGATGGCAGGGCAAATTTTGGACACTTCCTGTCTTGTCTTTGTTTAGTAAACACAGAGGCTCAATTACTACAATGGTGATGGAAAAACTAACATAGAAGACCAAACAACTAGCAGGAACGCTCAAATGGCTATTTTCTCCAGCTTCTGTGTTTAAACTACATGGCAACAGACTTCACTGGAAATCCATCATTTCTTTATGGCGTACtaggggtgctaaaaaaaaaaaatcgattcggtgatatatcgcgatactacatcgcgcgattctcgaatcgattcaacaaaaaaaatcgagctcagaattgttcattcgggagtcttaccgattcaacgtcttatcatcattgcctttttttttttttttgtgtgtgtgtgaatcgatttttaaacttccatttttaatggaaaaatattcaacaaaacgtctgacttcgggttaggattcacaccttgagcatggaagaatgttatatgaacggaacattaagccttaatattttattttaatgctgtttaaacatgaaacagattacaacctctataagactgaaatttcagataaataaataatacattttcatataaatcttacactctacaagcttactgattagtattttctaaatttgaatgaagaaaaatcgcaacaatcgacttataaattcgtatcgggattaatcgatatcgaatcgaatcgtgacctgtgaatcgtgatacgaatcgaatcgtcaggtactaggcaattcacacccctaagtaCCATGAAAGAAAACACATGCTCAACACCACAATACAGTTTCCATGTCTTATGTAAAATATTCTTTATGTGCCCTGGCATAATGGTCCTCATATCAAAAACTACAATTGAGATATTCCTATCTTCAAATtatgcacttaattcccttcaAAATGATACATAATGCATGAGCATACGTCAAAAACTGACATATTTACAGCAACAGCAAATTTTTAATGTTGGCAGGTTGAAATCCCTAGTTTTAGGAAAAACTGGTTTAAATTTATGGTCACAGTACTTGTCTATAGCAACCAGTGCCTTAGGAAAAAATataacctgaaattttcaggaactatCAGtgcaaagtcaattccaatcaCAGGTAAGGCCATCatccgagatttgaaccctcaacttcaaaaataaatgtcatgctTCAGCTTCACATTGCTTATGCTCTACCAAGGGTCCAATTTTGGTGATCAGGTTTGCTGCAGTGAGTGCAGATGCACATCTGCATTTTAAGGACATGCAGAGCGCGCTGGGAAGACTTCAATTAAGcattgagatttattttttatttttctttgtttttgttttttttaaataaagaactgAGTCATTGTCATCAACATGAATAACGTGAAATATTATTTACTATATCTTGGAAGGTATTTTAATTACTACGTCAGTGGAAAAGTCCAGGACGTGTGCACACCCATTTTTGACCAGTATTAGAACATCTCAAGTGTACACTCACGCCCTTCTTGAGCCTCCACCCTGACTTGAGGAGATGTGAGATGGAGAGTGAGAGTTAGAGCCAACTCTTTGGTGCTTTCCACTAAGATGGCCGCATCCTTTGGACAAGGGCTCACTTTGTACAACCCAGCTGACTCAATCTGTTGCAAAGAGAAACAACACTTTAGGCCAGATATGGTCAACCTAAATTGACAGAGGTGGCCGTAATTTTCATCAGCTAGGGGGCCACATAATGACCATGCATTACCTAACTagaatgtctgccatctagtggaatggTGTtattattacaacttaaaattcATCCATGCTGTTGCAATTGTACCTCTAACTGGGCCCGTAGACTTTCAGCCACCTGGATAAGCATTGTGATGGTTGGCTTgttaaaacaaagcagcaccagTTCCAAGTTCAGGTCTCCTTTGAGCAAAAGTCCATTGGCGAGTAGGCCCACCCTCATGATGCCATGCATTACACGTTTTTGTGCATTGCCACTTTTAACAGAAGAAAAAGGGgtgttggggtggggggtgaaaAGCAGAATTGAGCAGAGGAATAAtgctactagggctgggtattgcttccaacctcacgatacgatacgtattacgatacaggggtcacgatacaatacgtatcgcgatacatatgtaacccaatacatgatcttcaaggtgatacatatcccgatattttacattaattgacttgcattttataataactaggggtgtgaattgcctagtacctgacgattcg encodes the following:
- the LOC144020400 gene encoding interleukin enhancer-binding factor 3-like isoform X3 — encoded protein: MAARWDEHRAYDELLHWDNLIQQGLRLLPHEFDRYEELRYWYDCRCYEEELRNYHDYISTMEAVDDNQYDKVNAQMQMRWGPNDRRVMAKHSEIYPSAEELEAVQLIVSHVECALKAISEKMDTPNKGTKESKSGNAQKRVMHGIMRVGLLANGLLLKGDLNLELVLLCFNKPTITMLIQVAESLRAQLEIESAGLYKVSPCPKDAAILVESTKELALTLTLHLTSPQVRVEAQEGQSQTDDLPDVLDRQKCLSSLASLRHAKWFQAKVNNLKSAVVVIRVLRDLCIRVPTWAPLAGWPLELLAEKAISTSERPLGPGEAFRRVLECFASGILLADGPGIKDPCEKEPVDVLGSLTLQQREDTTQSAQLALRLCAFGMMYKVLGIEAKPGKPWKVLGASAHIFPDPADQAKPSPPVKRPYTEMAKGKDVPTLNSKQRKFLKFQKRFPRKSLTDDLTMNAVMRLNQYRPGLDYRLTSQTGPVHEPVFTMAVDVNGKTYESTGPSKRVAKLNVATKVLQDLGLPTGSDSKTEAKAEDGQEVTNASATTASEDQSAQGPILTKNGKNPVMELNEKRRSLKYELSAETGGSHEKCFVMEVEVDGQKFKGRGSNKKEAKAYAALAALEKLFPDTPLMPKRTKKLTYTDMHIPGFGIIRGIPSDSGTPNWSHGRGRGRGRGRGFSSGPVYNKNKLYGNNGTGTTVTTKATATVGSGSTTGSTGYGTFYPETSATTYSSPPVSSTTTSTATSYKSMPPPADQQSPYSYGYGDEKKKMLTQGHTEVSTQGNNYSMYSTAYPTTAVGSQVYNNYGWSNQSNWSSQQGYGTYQSYTGQTQTQTSYPGNSSTSGTSY
- the LOC144020400 gene encoding interleukin enhancer-binding factor 3-like isoform X1, yielding MAARWDEHRAYDELLHWDNLIQQGLRLLPHEFDRYEELRYWYDCRCYEEELRNYHDYISTMEAVDDNQYDKVNAQMQMRWGPNDRRVMAKHSEIYPSAEELEAVQLIVSHVECALKAISEKMDTPNKGTKESKSGNAQKRVMHGIMRVGLLANGLLLKGDLNLELVLLCFNKPTITMLIQVAESLRAQLEIESAGLYKVSPCPKDAAILVESTKELALTLTLHLTSPQVRVEAQEGQSQTDDLPDVLDRQKCLSSLASLRHAKWFQAKVNNLKSAVVVIRVLRDLCIRVPTWAPLAGWPLELLAEKAISTSERPLGPGEAFRRVLECFASGILLADGPGIKDPCEKEPVDVLGSLTLQQREDTTQSAQLALRLCAFGMMYKVLGIEAKPGKPWKVLGASAHIFPDPADQAKPSPPVKRPYTEMAKGKDVPTLNSKQRKFLKFQKRFPRKSLTDDLTMNAVMRLNQYRPGLDYRLTSQTGPVHEPVFTMAVDVNGKTYESTGPSKRVAKLNVATKVLQDLGLPTGSDSKTEAKAEDGQEVTNASATTASEDQSAQGPILTKNGKNPVMELNEKRRSLKYELSAETGGSHEKCFVMEVEVDGQKFKGRGSNKKEAKAYAALAALEKLFPDTPLMPKRTKKLTYTDMHIPGFGIIRGIPSDSGTPNWSHGRGRGRGRGRGFSSGPVYNKTNYSYESNATKGYHKLYGNNGTGTTVTTKATATVGSGSTTGSTGYGTFYPETSATTYSSPPVSSTTTSTATSYKSMPPPADQQSPYSYGYGDEKKKMLTQGHTEVSTQGNNYSMYSTAYPTTAVGSQVYNNYGWSNQSNWSSQQGYGTYQSYTGQTQTQTSYPGNSSTSGTSY
- the LOC144020400 gene encoding interleukin enhancer-binding factor 3-like isoform X2, with amino-acid sequence MAARWDEHRAYDELLHWDNLIQQGLRLLPHEFDRYEELRYWYDCRCYEEELRNYHDYISTMEAVDDNQYDKVNAQMQMRWGPNDRRVMAKHSEIYPSAEELEAVQLIVSHVECALKAISEKMDTPNKGTKESKSGNAQKRVMHGIMRVGLLANGLLLKGDLNLELVLLCFNKPTITMLIQVAESLRAQLEIESAGLYKVSPCPKDAAILVESTKELALTLTLHLTSPQVRVEAQEGQSQTDDLPDVLDRQKCLSSLASLRHAKWFQAKVNNLKSAVVVIRVLRDLCIRVPTWAPLAGWPLELLAEKAISTSERPLGPGEAFRRVLECFASGILLADGPGIKDPCEKEPVDVLGSLTLQQREDTTQSAQLALRLCAFGMMYKVLGIEAKPGKPWKVLGASAHIFPDPADQAKPSPPVKRPYTEMAKGKDVPTLNSKQRKFLKFQKRFPRKSLTDDLTMNAVMRLNQYRPGLDYRLTSQTGPVHEPVFTMAVDVNGKTYESTGPSKRVAKLNVATKVLQDLGLPTGSDSKTEAKAEDGQEVTNASATTASEDSAQGPILTKNGKNPVMELNEKRRSLKYELSAETGGSHEKCFVMEVEVDGQKFKGRGSNKKEAKAYAALAALEKLFPDTPLMPKRTKKLTYTDMHIPGFGIIRGIPSDSGTPNWSHGRGRGRGRGRGFSSGPVYNKTNYSYESNATKGYHKLYGNNGTGTTVTTKATATVGSGSTTGSTGYGTFYPETSATTYSSPPVSSTTTSTATSYKSMPPPADQQSPYSYGYGDEKKKMLTQGHTEVSTQGNNYSMYSTAYPTTAVGSQVYNNYGWSNQSNWSSQQGYGTYQSYTGQTQTQTSYPGNSSTSGTSY